The region CGCGCAGTGCTTGAAGAAGTTGCGCACGGACGCCAGTCGCAAATCATTTGGAGCGAGCCGTTGAAATATGCATCGTTGCAATCTCGAACAGAGACGGGCGTTGAATTTTCGTATAATGGCGAGCCGCTAGCGACGCATACACCGGGTGATTACCAGATGGAAAATGCAGCGGTTGCGCTGGACGCGGTGCGTTTTTTGGCGGCGCGCGACGGCTGGGATTTTTCGTTTGACGTGGCACGCCAAGCGCTCGCAGAGACGGAGCTGCCAGGCCGTGCAAACGTGTGGCATGTTGACGGGCGCGACGTGATGGTAGACGGCGCGCATAATCCGCAGAAGATTGCGGCGTTTTTGGGCGAGCTTGCGTATCGTCCAGAGGCGCCGTCCGTCGGTCATTTTTGCAGCAAAGCGCGGCAAAGACTGGATGGGGTCGCTTGAGGCAATTAGCCGTTTAGCAGGCAAGGTGTATATTACACAGTTCTTTCGCGGCACGGCATCGCCTCATTTGCAAAATTATAGCGTGAAGCCGGAAGAGTTTGCGGCAGTTATTGATGCATGCGGTATGAGAAACGCCAAGCAATTCGGCGCGCCGATCGACGCGTTTAACGCCGCGCTCCAATATAACCATCCTATCGTCGTTGTCGGGTCAATGTATATGCTCGGCGAGCTGCATGAGCAGCTGTGCGCAAGGGGACGGTTATGAGAAAATCATCCATAGCGATTTTTACGCAGAATACCATCCAAAGTGAATACTGTCCGCACGAGGAATTCTTGCACGCCAGATTGCATAGAGTGTGAAAATATGTCTTTAATAGCGTCGTTATATGGTGCTAAAAAATATTCGTAAATCTGCTCATTTGCGGGATGAAGTCCTTGTTGGTCAATTTTGTTGAGCGAAGTAAGATAGCACGAGGTATCGCGGCTGAAGCTTGCAATTGATTCGGGTTTCAGCGATGGTACCTGACGGTTGTTATATCAATAACTCTCGGAGACAGTGCTGCGTCATACGCAGTTATTTTTGACTTGAAGATCGCCGTGGGTGCAGTGATTATTGTAAAGGAAAATTACGCTATACGTCGCACAGACTGTCGTCGCGTCCATCCGCTAAATCGGGGCGGGGTGTGAAGTGCCCGTTACTTCAAGTTGACTGTCGCTTTCGCTGGTAAGAATAATTTCGTCTGGCGATAGAGATTGTACTGTGCGGGTAAAACCAGTGCCTTTTTTAGTTTCTTCGGAGTGAACGGTATGGAGCTGCCGACATTCAGGCATGCTGCTATTTTAGCATAAACTATATGCTTTTGCAAGTATACTCTGCGCCTGCTGTCGTCTAGCGATGTATGCGGAGCTAAAAAACAACAACAAACGCTACATGATAATCCTGCGCACCTCATCGGTTGACGCTGCGTGCATCAGTTGGTCGCGCAGTTCTTTTGCGCCGTCGAAGCCTTTAACGTAGATTTTGAAGAAGCGTTTGAGTGTTTCGAACGGGCGTCCGGTTTGCGGCTGGTAGCGATCAAAGAGGTCAAGGTGGTAGTTGAGAAGGTCAAATAATTCTGTGTATCGAGCTGTTACGCTATCGTCATCTATTGAAATAGCTTTGTTCTGCTCCAGATTGTTCTGAGAGTGTAGATATCCGGTGTCGCCTGCGGCGAAACAAAACGGGTTCGCAAACACGCCCCGTCCGATCATAATACCGTTGACGCCAGGGTGCGCGGCTGCGAGCGCTAATCCATGCTCTCGGTCGCGTATGTCGCCGTTAATCGTTAGCAGCGTATGCGGCGCTACTGTGTCGCGCAGCATGACGATATCGCCAATCAGTTCATAATGCGCCGGCGCTTTGCTCATTTCCTTTTTCGTTCGCAGGTGAATGGTTAAATTAGCAATGTCTTGCTCTAGTAGTGTTCGTAGCCACTCGCGCCATTCGTCAACATACGTATAGCCGAGTCGCGTTTTGACGCTGACGGGCAATCCGGCGGTCTTAGCGGCGTGAATAGCAGCAATCGCGACGTCTGGGCGGCGAATCAGCGCTGCTCCGCCGGATTTTATGGCGCTCTTCGCCGGGCAGCCCATGTTAATGTCAATACCGTCAAAGCCAAGCCGCGCGCAATGTGCCGCGAATTGCTCCATATCGCCTGGCTCACCACCCCAGATTTGTGCCACTAGCGGGTGCTCGTCGTCGGTTTTGAGCAGTCGTCCGGCAATCGCTTTATCGCCGGCGTGCACCCAGCCTGTTGCATTGGCAAACTCGGTGAAAAATATGTCTGGCGCGCCTGCCCGCTGCACGACATGACGAAACACAACGTCCGTCACTGCTTCCATCGGTGCGAGCGCAAAAAACGGTTGCGGCAGGTTATTCCAAAATGATTTCATCTTTGCCATTGTACCATGGAAATAAATAAGCCCCTACCTCGTTCTTGAGGTAGGGGGAGGCTCGACGGCAATGGTGCCGGAGCTATAGAGAGGGGGCGGAGTGGAGAGGTAGGGGGAGAACAACCCTTCTCCACTCCGGGCGGGAGCATATGCTCGGGAGTACGGTGCTATTTGCCGCGCTCCAGCTGACCGCCACCATTCGTCACGCCCGAAGAGACGAACGGCCCCAGTGGGCGCGGCGGGAATTGAACCCGCCACAGCTTGCATACAGGGATTTGCCTCCATGCAAGCTGGTTGCCATACGCGCCCGGCGATTCCTTTTGCTGTTCCGCGCATTAACTGCGCAGACAGCCGGGGAGAAATCGCAAACCCGACCCGTTTTACGTCCGGGTAGGACGAGCGGACGAAGCTCGGGGCGAACTCCGTGTTCTCGGGCGCTGTACGGGACGCCCGACCGCTGTTCAGCGAGACAGTAGCCTACCAGCGGCTACTGTCTCGCTCGCTCTTCAGCCGCCCCTGCTCGGCAGCACGAGCCTTGTTACCCATGCTGCCGGCCGTCTTGGCGGCCTTGGCGTTCATCTCGCGCTGTTCGCGAGACGCGGTGCCGTTCTGCACGGCGTGTGCAGCACGGTCGTAGGCGTCCTTCGACCGGTCCTCAAAAAAACCCATGAGGCATACACCTCCTTTCCGCCGAAGTATCGGCAGAAATTGTCGGCGAACCCCGCACGAAACGCTCCCGTACCAGAGCGTTTCGGGTGTGCTCATCGGGAACACTGCCAGGACCCGCTCGGTTGGAACATTTGTATCGTACCATGCTATGCAATGTTAGTCAAGTACATTCTATTCGTTTGCTTTGTTTATGTAATCACCTGTTTGACCTATGTGGTGATATTAGTGCGATGTAAATTATTATCTGACTCGTGCATGAAAAAAGCCCGCCCCGATAAAGCGTCGCGCCAGCCGCTTGAATTGCGGAGGCGGGCTTTTCAAAGGGACGGGTTAGCGCCTAGAGATGAAGCGGTCAACGACCGTATTCAGCAAATAGTCGATCCGGACGACATAGTAGCGTCGCTGCAACGATGCGAACCAGCTGTTGCCTCTGACCTCAATGAGCTTCGCACCAAGCTCATTAAACTTTCGACGCTCGTCGGTGTCCATAATAGTGACAATTTTTGCAGCCTCTTTGAAAGAGAACATAGTGCTCCTCCTTCTGTCGTTGGCGCGGTGGATAGTGCCTACTTTTCATCTCGCTATAGGGCGGCTCCTCGCCCTAAATACGAGCGAAAAGCTAATTATATATATATCGATTATTGGGCAAAAAGTCAAGTTTATTGCTATAATTTGGGTTGATTAGGATATTTTTAATGATTGCTGCGCGCTGGGTCGGGGCGTGTCTTAGGCTCGTTTCGTGCGGGTGGATCAGCGTAATTCGTGCGGGCAGCTAGTTCTGTGCACCTACTTCGTTTCCTGCAATCAAATCTTTCTCAAATTGCAATATACCCTTATAGTCGGCAGAGTAACTGCTCGCGTTCGGTAGTTCAAGCGTGATGATACAGCGCCAGACTGCGGCGATGAGCGTAGTGAATTGTGCGAGCTCTTCAGTGCTGAATGCTTGGTCAAGGCTGTGAATATCGCCACGCGAATCCGGCTCAACGAACTGCAGGATCGCGCCGTCAAACTCATAGCTGGCGTAATCGCGCGAGTGCTGGCAGAGCAATTGGTAAAACATAAGCTGTTGGCGGTATTTGTGCAGCTTGATTTTTTCGTAATCGCCCCGCCCTGTCCAGCTTGTGCTTGGCTTGCCGGTTTTGTAGTCTGTCACGAAGATATGGTTGCCGTTGATATCGACGAGGTCAAGCGAGCCGGTCAAGCGGGCGCCGCCCAGCGTGACCCCTTGCGATGCGAAGCTAAGCTCAGCTTTTTGCGTAGGCGTGAAGCTGTCGTATTCGGCGTGCAAGAATTTACTAAGCGCATCGGTGCCGCGCTTAGCGTAGTGGTTGAACTCGTCTATACTGAGGCGCTGGTCGTGCAGTTCGCGGACAAAATCACCGATGACGTCTTCGGCCGGGCGACGTTCGCCGGTGGCGCTCAAGTGAGTGTGGGCGCGCTGCAATGCGGCGTGAATAGCAGTACCGAAACTGGCGTCCGCGCTTTTCGCTTGTGGAAAGTGCAGTAAATTATTCATCAGGAATCCTTGCGGTCCGCCGCGCGAAACGTCGATGAAATTGTTGAGGTGCGTAGCAGAAAGCTTGTACTGTTCCAACATTGGCGCGAGCAATGCTTTCATGCTAGCGGTCGGCTTACGGATAATGCGGTCATGCCACGCGGTTTGCGCTTGTGCGGTTAACTGCGCGACTGTTTCTGGCGTGCGGTGTACGATTGGCTGCAAATTCACGCCAGTCAGGAAACCGGCGACGAGCGTATCTTTGCTGTTTAGATCGGCGCGCGAGTACGTTAAAAACAGTTGGCGTTTCGCGCGCGTCATAGCAACGAAATAGAGGCGCAGGCGCTCATCGTAGGTGTCGGCGTTCGGCGCAATGGTGATATTTTCCGGGTAGCTGATGTTGCGGCTGCGCCCGCGGACGCGCTCGCCCCATTGCGCGTCGATGGAATTAATGACGTAAACAGTGTCGAACTCAAGCCCTTTAGACTTGTGGGCGGTCATCAGGTTGATAGCGTCGTCAATTGTATCGCTGCGGCGGCGGACGCTAGTGATCGGCGTATCAAGCTGGCGGTAGTCGTCAATGAAGTCGACAAAATCGGCGATGGTGAGATGATCGCCGCGATAGTCGCGCAGTTTGCTGCGGATTGTGCGCAGGGCTTCAAGCGCTTCAAGGTACGCTTCGGGATTTTTTGCGAGTATGTCTGCGCTGAAGTAATGTTCATAGAGCGGCGATGTAAATTGCCGCTTTTTACCATTTGGTACGCCGATGAGCTCGTCGATAAACTCTTCGACCGATTCGTGCGCGGCTGCCCTTGCCCGCTCCAGCAACCATGCTGCAAATGGCGCAAGCGCAGGCGTTGCAAGCATGGTATTAATCCATGATGTGTGGTTGCGGTAGGCGTTAACGCTTAGTTTCCAGATTGTTTCAGGCGAGAAATCGTACATTGGATGCGACACAAGTTCGGGCAGTAAGCTGTCGGCTTCGCTGTGCTGCCCGCTGGCGATGGCAGTGACGGTGCGCGCGAGCAGCTCAATTGCCGCGATGCGTTCGTCGTCCAGCACATTGTCGCGCCGTTCGTAGTTGACCGCAATGCCGCGCTCATGGAGATATGGCAGTAGCTCGACCAAATCGCGGTGCCATCGGCTAATTACAGCGATGTCGCTTGGGCGAGTGCCACGCGCAATCTGTTCGGCGATATGTTTTGCGATCCAGGCACGTTCGTCTGCGGGCGTAGTATGTTCGTGCAACTCAACCATCTTGCTTTCTGCTGTATGCGACGTCAATTGCTTGTTAATCTCCATCGTTGTCTCTAAGCGTCCGTTTGCTTGCGTGATAACGGCGCGTGCGTCATCAAGGATCGTTTGCGCTGAGCGGTAGTTTTCGGTGAGTACGACATGGCGGTAATTTGGATAGCGTTCGCGGAACCGGTGAATATTGCCAACGTCCGCACCTTGAAAGCTGTAAATTGCCTGGTCGTCGTCGCCAACCGCCATAATATTCGGCGCGTCGCCTGCCGGGTTATCGGTGAGATTAAACAGAATACGCAATTGTGCTAGATTCGTGTCCTGAAATTCGTCGACGAGAATATAATGATAGCGTTCTTGCAGATTGAATTTGAGTTCGGGCGATTGCTCAATTGCTTGCACAACATTTAGAATCATGTCGTCGTAATCGTATAACGCTGCTTTTTGCATCAGCTCGCGGTAGCGGTTGTATACTGGCGCCATAGCGCGCAATTTAGCGTGGCGTTTACGATCCTTAAACACAAATGCGCCGGTTGAGTCTTTCTCCATCCAGGCGTTGCGCCAGGCAGTGATTGGCGTGGTTTTGCCGGATTCAACCGCAGCGTCGAAGGCATGCGCCAGGCTAAGCGCCAGATTGTTTGCAAGCGGCGTAATTGCGGGCGGTAATTTCGGCAGCGGCAGCTCGGCGGCTGTTTTTGCGATGGGCGCGATGAGCGTGATTGTTGTTTTGCTGATTCTGTTTGCAAAAATTGACGCTAAATTCGCTTCGACTGCGTTAAGCGTCTCGTCGTTATTATCAATAATTTGCAGCAGCTCCCCGCTCGTTAGGCCTGCCTGCTTCAGCTCGCTGATCACTTGCATCGCGTCGCGCAAATGCGTGTATTCGCCATTCATTTTGCTTGCGAGCGGATTGTCGTGCTGCAGCTCGTCGAAAATTTGCATCATAAATGCGTGCATCGTTAAATCGTCGGCTGGTTTGAATGCTGCGCCATGGTAAAAATATTCGCTGTTGTGATTGATCGTTTCCGTGCCAAAACTGTGGAATGTTTGAATCGCTACTTTGTAGGCATCAGGCCCGATAATACTTGCGAGGCGCGCCCGCATCGCTGTCGCGCCGCTGTCGGTAAACGTGAGGCATAAAATGTTTTCGGGCAGCGTGTCGGTTTTATGTAAAATGTTTGCGACGCGCATGCTCAGCAGCTCGGTCTTGCCGGTGCCTGGCCCCGCCACTACGAGCAGCGGTCCGTCGATCGTATCAACCGCCTTGCGCTGGGCGGCGTTAAGTTTATTGTAGCGCGTGTGAAAAGTCGTCATTGCATTTATTGTACCGCATATCAAGTATCGCAGGCTACTTGTTGGTGAGAGTTTTGCGGCGTCTCGTACTTCTCGCTCTTGAAGCGCGTAAACGCTCTGAGTTTACGCCTCGGCGATTATGCTATAATTATCCTATGGAATCCGACCAGTTGGTTGATAGTTTGGCGCTGGAGCGGGCGGCAAACGAGTTGTTTGGCATGCCGATTGAAGTCGACGCGATAGTCGCGCAGCGCCTTGATTGCGGGCAGAACGCGCAGGCGACGTTTTTTCTGTCGAAAAAACGCCAATTGTATTGCTATATTGAAGGTCCGGCGCATTTAACGCTCGGCGATATCAAAAAAATGGCGACGCGCATGGGCGTACGCGTGGAAATGTTTGTGCCGCCGCGAGGCCGCCCGATGTACTTTGACGATGTTGCGCGGCGCAAATTCGTCGCTATCTATCCAGGTCGCCGCGATATTCAGCCGGATGACTTGCGGTATTACCGTACGCTTGCGCCGTATTGCCCGGCGCTTCTCATCATCAACGAGGTGAAAGACGATATGATTTATTGCGCCGATCATGACGCGCGTACTGGTTGGCGTCCGGCGGTGAAGCTAGCATACCGGAGGATCCTGACCAGCTGATGCGTGATTACGCAGAAATCATAAAGCGGAATGTGCTTTCGCCCGTCGTACTGGCGGTTTTTGTATTGGCGGGCGCGTTGCTCTACGTGCGCGAGTATCGCGATGCATGGTTTATGTCGGTGGTGATTTCTATTAACACGGTAATTGGTGTCGTGCAGGAAATCCGCGCCAAACGCGTACTGAAAAAGCTGGAACTAATGAATGCGCCGGTTGCGCGCGTGGAGCGTAAGGGCAAAATCGTTGAGATCTCGTATGATAAATTGCGGCTCGGCGACATACTACACATTCGTGCGGGCGATGAACTGCCGGCAGACGGCGACGTAACACGGTCGCACGGGCTAGAACTAGATGAGAGCATGCTGACCGGTGAATCGGCGGCCGTTGAGAAATCAGCGCATGACCGCGTATACGCTGCAACTGTTGTGACGGCGGGCGACGGCGTGGTCGCTGTGCGGGCGCTTGGGGCAGATACGCGCGCTGGTGCGATTAGCGCGGTGCTGAAGCGCTACACGCCGGCGCTTACGCCGCTGCAGCGCGCGATCCAGACGGCGATTACTTTTTTGACATACGGTGCAATTGTACTATCGCTGCTAATTTTCGTGAGCTATTATTTTTCTGGATTTGATTCGATACAGATTTTGAAAACAATTACCGTTGCGTCGGTGACAGTGATCCCTGAGGGTCTATTGCTCGCAAGTTCCCTGCTGCTAGCGTTTGGGTCGCTGCATTTGGCGCAGGCAAAAGTGCTGCCGCAAAAGTTATCGGCGATTGAGGCGATGGCGCTCCTTGGCGTGCTCTGCGTAGATAAAACTGGTACGCTAACGAGCGATGAAGTAACGCTAGAATCGTGCGAATCGTTTGACGCGCGCACTGATGTTGCTCGCCTAGCAGCACTGGTGGCGCGTGAAACAGGCGGCGGTAATATTACGGCGGCAGCAATTCTGGCGGCGGCTAATCCGCCGCTTGATGCGAATATTACCGGCGTACTCGCCTTCTCGTCGGCGCGCAAACTAGCAGGTGTCCGCGCGGTAATAAGCGGCAAGACGCGTACGTTCGTTATGGGGGCGCCGGAATTTGTAGCGAAACTTGCGCCATTGAACGATGTGCAGTCTAAACAAATTGACTCGTGGGTGTCGCGCGGTATGCGCGTGCTACTGCTTGCTGGGTTCTCTGACGCAAAAACGCCGCTTAAAAACCTTGCGTGCGGTTCGGGCAGACCGCTTGGAATCGTTATACTGCGCAATAGCTTACGCGATGGCGTACAGGATACGGTGCGTTTTTTGCAAGGGCATGGCGTGTCGATCCGTGTGATCAGCGGTGATAATCCGCGCACAGTGCAGTATATTGCGCGGGCAGCGGGCATTCATAACCCCGAAAAGTCAATTACGGGCGCCGAGCTGGCAAAATTAAGCGACGAAGCCTTTATGCGTGCTGCCGACGAGCACACGATCTTTGCGCGTGTCTTACCGGAGCAGAAAGAGCGCCTGATTGCCCATTTTCGCAATCAAGGTAAATTCACTGGTATGGTTGGCGATGGCGTGAATGATGCGCTTGCGCTTAAGCAAGCCGATCTTGGCGTCGCTATGCGTGCTGGTGCGCCTGCTAGCCGCCGCGTTGCCGACCTGATTTTACTGAACAACTCGTTCACGTCGCTGCCGGCTGGTATGCAGCTCGGCAATCGGATTATTCAGGCGATTGAAATTATCGCGATTCTTTTCTTCCATAAGATTATCTACGGCGTTGTGCTATTATTTTCGACGATTATGCTTGGCGTTGTCTATCCATATGCGCCGCGCCACGTGACGTTTTTGAATATCTTTCTCGTGACGATGCCGACAATTATGTGGACGCTGTTTCCGCCTTCGCCCGAGCACCGTGTGGATCCGCGTGGTTTTTGGCGCGATACGCTGCGGGCGGTTGCGCCGATCGCGATCCTCACAGGCTTGACGATTGCAGCTGTATATTGGATTATGTTGAAAACGCCTGGCGTCCAGCCGCCGCAGGCCGCCACGATGACGGTGCTCATCGCGACGTTTTTTGGCGTGTATCTCGTGTTTTTGGCGGGAATTATGCTCGGTGTTACGCTTGATAATCGCGCAAAGTTGGCGCGAGCGCTGTACCTGGCGGCAGTTGCGGTGGTGGCAATTGCCGGTTTCGCAATTGTTCCGCTGCGCCGCTTTTTTGACTTCACTGCGCCAAATGTGGCGTTACTGTGGCCTGGCGCGGCGATTGTAGCGGCTGTAGCGGTTGTGCAGTATATCATCGCTGGGCGCGCCGGCTTGAGGATTGAGCGCGGTATGGACGGGGTATCGCGCACGTCAGATACTACATCCAATCCAGATCTCAAAAAGAAATAACCCCACACGAGTAACCCGTGCGGGGACGCCTGGACTTCAGACGGTTTTACTGGTTAATTTATTTTGCACCCACCAGTTGGGTGCGAAGGGCATCTAGTTCTCTTCCTCCTCTCC is a window of Candidatus Saccharimonadaceae bacterium ML1 DNA encoding:
- a CDS encoding tRNA-dihydrouridine synthase, translated to MAKMKSFWNNLPQPFFALAPMEAVTDVVFRHVVQRAGAPDIFFTEFANATGWVHAGDKAIAGRLLKTDDEHPLVAQIWGGEPGDMEQFAAHCARLGFDGIDINMGCPAKSAIKSGGAALIRRPDVAIAAIHAAKTAGLPVSVKTRLGYTYVDEWREWLRTLLEQDIANLTIHLRTKKEMSKAPAHYELIGDIVMLRDTVAPHTLLTINGDIRDREHGLALAAAHPGVNGIMIGRGVFANPFCFAAGDTGYLHSQNNLEQNKAISIDDDSVTARYTELFDLLNYHLDLFDRYQPQTGRPFETLKRFFKIYVKGFDGAKELRDQLMHAASTDEVRRIIM
- a CDS encoding DNA helicase; this encodes MTTFHTRYNKLNAAQRKAVDTIDGPLLVVAGPGTGKTELLSMRVANILHKTDTLPENILCLTFTDSGATAMRARLASIIGPDAYKVAIQTFHSFGTETINHNSEYFYHGAAFKPADDLTMHAFMMQIFDELQHDNPLASKMNGEYTHLRDAMQVISELKQAGLTSGELLQIIDNNDETLNAVEANLASIFANRISKTTITLIAPIAKTAAELPLPKLPPAITPLANNLALSLAHAFDAAVESGKTTPITAWRNAWMEKDSTGAFVFKDRKRHAKLRAMAPVYNRYRELMQKAALYDYDDMILNVVQAIEQSPELKFNLQERYHYILVDEFQDTNLAQLRILFNLTDNPAGDAPNIMAVGDDDQAIYSFQGADVGNIHRFRERYPNYRHVVLTENYRSAQTILDDARAVITQANGRLETTMEINKQLTSHTAESKMVELHEHTTPADERAWIAKHIAEQIARGTRPSDIAVISRWHRDLVELLPYLHERGIAVNYERRDNVLDDERIAAIELLARTVTAIASGQHSEADSLLPELVSHPMYDFSPETIWKLSVNAYRNHTSWINTMLATPALAPFAAWLLERARAAAHESVEEFIDELIGVPNGKKRQFTSPLYEHYFSADILAKNPEAYLEALEALRTIRSKLRDYRGDHLTIADFVDFIDDYRQLDTPITSVRRRSDTIDDAINLMTAHKSKGLEFDTVYVINSIDAQWGERVRGRSRNISYPENITIAPNADTYDERLRLYFVAMTRAKRQLFLTYSRADLNSKDTLVAGFLTGVNLQPIVHRTPETVAQLTAQAQTAWHDRIIRKPTASMKALLAPMLEQYKLSATHLNNFIDVSRGGPQGFLMNNLLHFPQAKSADASFGTAIHAALQRAHTHLSATGERRPAEDVIGDFVRELHDQRLSIDEFNHYAKRGTDALSKFLHAEYDSFTPTQKAELSFASQGVTLGGARLTGSLDLVDINGNHIFVTDYKTGKPSTSWTGRGDYEKIKLHKYRQQLMFYQLLCQHSRDYASYEFDGAILQFVEPDSRGDIHSLDQAFSTEELAQFTTLIAAVWRCIITLELPNASSYSADYKGILQFEKDLIAGNEVGAQN
- a CDS encoding HAD family hydrolase, with product MRDYAEIIKRNVLSPVVLAVFVLAGALLYVREYRDAWFMSVVISINTVIGVVQEIRAKRVLKKLELMNAPVARVERKGKIVEISYDKLRLGDILHIRAGDELPADGDVTRSHGLELDESMLTGESAAVEKSAHDRVYAATVVTAGDGVVAVRALGADTRAGAISAVLKRYTPALTPLQRAIQTAITFLTYGAIVLSLLIFVSYYFSGFDSIQILKTITVASVTVIPEGLLLASSLLLAFGSLHLAQAKVLPQKLSAIEAMALLGVLCVDKTGTLTSDEVTLESCESFDARTDVARLAALVARETGGGNITAAAILAAANPPLDANITGVLAFSSARKLAGVRAVISGKTRTFVMGAPEFVAKLAPLNDVQSKQIDSWVSRGMRVLLLAGFSDAKTPLKNLACGSGRPLGIVILRNSLRDGVQDTVRFLQGHGVSIRVISGDNPRTVQYIARAAGIHNPEKSITGAELAKLSDEAFMRAADEHTIFARVLPEQKERLIAHFRNQGKFTGMVGDGVNDALALKQADLGVAMRAGAPASRRVADLILLNNSFTSLPAGMQLGNRIIQAIEIIAILFFHKIIYGVVLLFSTIMLGVVYPYAPRHVTFLNIFLVTMPTIMWTLFPPSPEHRVDPRGFWRDTLRAVAPIAILTGLTIAAVYWIMLKTPGVQPPQAATMTVLIATFFGVYLVFLAGIMLGVTLDNRAKLARALYLAAVAVVAIAGFAIVPLRRFFDFTAPNVALLWPGAAIVAAVAVVQYIIAGRAGLRIERGMDGVSRTSDTTSNPDLKKK